In Bradyrhizobium guangxiense, the following are encoded in one genomic region:
- a CDS encoding LysR family transcriptional regulator, protein MDRLLQLEVFAKTAELGSLSKAAEILRMSNAAASRHLSALEERLAVRLIERNTRRQWLTEAGQELLQRCGTLLNELAEAEDAVSDRALSPKGMLRVTSSLSFAMIYLAPMLPAFRALYPDLSVQIISANRYLDFIEAGIDVAIRTREHEPDSNIIVRRIGQMHRVLAAAPSYLEKHGRPEHPADLARHNMLIYNLANDPYSLRLSQGSTTQTVRIAPTLDSNDGQIICGAARAGLGILIQPLYIVQGDIAAGRLVPVLRDWQLPLLTMNIAYQNRVRLPAKIRVFSDFLVSHIREHSEPGIWIDAAK, encoded by the coding sequence ATGGACCGGCTGCTCCAACTCGAGGTCTTCGCCAAAACCGCTGAGCTCGGCAGCCTGTCCAAAGCTGCCGAAATCCTGCGGATGTCGAACGCGGCCGCCAGCCGCCATCTCAGTGCGCTGGAGGAGCGCCTGGCCGTCCGGCTGATCGAGCGCAATACGCGCCGGCAATGGCTGACGGAAGCAGGGCAGGAGCTGTTGCAGCGCTGCGGCACGCTGCTGAACGAGCTTGCCGAGGCCGAAGACGCGGTCTCCGACCGCGCGCTGTCGCCGAAGGGCATGCTGCGCGTGACGTCTTCGCTGTCCTTCGCGATGATCTACCTCGCGCCGATGCTGCCCGCCTTCCGCGCGCTCTATCCTGATCTCAGCGTGCAGATCATCAGCGCGAACCGCTATCTGGACTTCATCGAGGCCGGCATCGACGTCGCGATCCGCACGCGGGAGCACGAGCCGGATTCCAACATCATCGTGCGCCGCATCGGCCAGATGCACCGCGTGCTCGCGGCGGCTCCGTCATACCTGGAGAAGCACGGCCGGCCTGAGCATCCGGCGGATCTCGCCCGTCACAACATGCTGATCTACAACCTCGCCAATGATCCCTATTCGCTGCGCCTGAGCCAGGGCAGCACGACCCAGACGGTTCGGATCGCGCCGACGCTCGACAGCAATGATGGCCAGATCATCTGTGGTGCGGCGCGTGCAGGGCTCGGCATCCTGATCCAGCCGCTCTACATCGTGCAGGGCGATATCGCGGCCGGCCGGCTGGTGCCCGTCCTGAGGGACTGGCAGCTGCCGTTGCTCACCATGAACATCGCCTATCAGAACCGCGTCAGGCTGCCGGCCAAGATCAGGGTCTTCTCGGACTTCCTGGTCAGCCACATCCGCGAGCATTCGGAGCCGGGGATCTGGATCGACGCGGCGAAGTGA
- a CDS encoding NAD(P)-dependent oxidoreductase translates to MTDASKNVAFIGIGKMGLPMSLLVAKAGYTVTAFDQSAARISEARAQGIAIAASPAEAVSGKASVITSLPDDAALRGALLGPTGLIAAMAPGAVLIETSTVSVEASTEVAATAQSCGILYLRAPVSGNASIVHTGALTCFVSGPKEAFESAKPLVAAFTRAQTYLGPAEEARYAKLSVNLMIAVSAAMMAESLALARKGGIAWQDILKVLDDSAVASPMVKYKTAPLRTRDFESTFSCKQMAKDLDLILGAGHAVGVPLQLAAQVRETYGSLVAQGDGDTDFIATVKHLERLSGLGEPKL, encoded by the coding sequence ATGACAGACGCTTCGAAGAATGTTGCTTTCATCGGGATCGGCAAGATGGGCCTGCCGATGTCCTTGCTCGTCGCCAAAGCCGGCTACACCGTCACCGCGTTCGATCAGAGCGCAGCGCGGATCAGCGAGGCTCGCGCCCAGGGCATTGCGATTGCCGCATCGCCCGCCGAGGCCGTGAGCGGCAAGGCCTCGGTCATCACCTCCCTGCCTGACGACGCCGCCTTGCGCGGCGCGCTGCTCGGCCCGACCGGCCTCATCGCTGCGATGGCGCCCGGTGCTGTTCTGATCGAAACCAGCACAGTGAGCGTCGAGGCCTCCACCGAAGTTGCTGCCACGGCGCAGTCCTGTGGCATTCTCTATCTTCGTGCACCGGTTTCCGGCAACGCCAGCATCGTTCACACCGGCGCCCTGACCTGTTTCGTCTCGGGGCCGAAAGAGGCCTTCGAGAGCGCAAAGCCGCTGGTCGCCGCTTTCACCCGCGCCCAGACCTATCTCGGCCCCGCCGAGGAAGCGCGTTATGCGAAACTCTCGGTCAATCTGATGATCGCCGTGTCGGCGGCGATGATGGCGGAGAGCCTGGCGCTGGCGCGCAAGGGCGGCATTGCCTGGCAGGACATCCTGAAAGTGCTCGACGACAGCGCGGTGGCCTCCCCCATGGTCAAGTACAAGACCGCGCCGCTGAGGACGCGCGACTTCGAGTCGACCTTCTCCTGCAAGCAGATGGCCAAAGACCTCGACCTGATCCTGGGTGCCGGTCACGCCGTCGGCGTCCCGCTCCAGCTCGCGGCCCAGGTGCGCGAGACCTATGGCTCGCTGGTCGCGCAGGGCGACGGCGACACCGACTTCATCGCGACGGTCAAGCATCTCGAACGGCTGTCCGGCCTCGGCGAGCCCAAACTCTGA
- a CDS encoding amidohydrolase family protein, whose amino-acid sequence MRRTLIRSATVITMDDAIGDLATCDVLVEGSRIVDVRPSIDLGSGAAETDIVDGTGRIVIPGLINAHMHTWQTGLRGFAANWTLLEYFRRMHAGLATVFRPEDIHIATLVGALNQINCGTTTLVDWCHNNPTPDHTDAAVRGLIESGIRAAFFHGSPKPEPKPGEPHFSEVPHPRREVERLLAGPLADRDGLVTLGLAILGPHYSTLDVAMQDFRLAREFKLIASMHQGGGPAKTPGGWEKLIEAGLVGPSVNIVHGNDLSDDLLDRLVDLGVSFSVTPENEMIQGHGFPITGRLLKRGVRPTIGIDLESVLAGDVFSAARIALSMQRALDNAEARKTSGTIPATTTIPVREALRWITTEGARMLGREHQIGSLTPGKQADLVIINASDLNLYPVHDPVATVLMQTSLANIEAVMIGGAWKKRNGRLLADGLATKKELLAQSGRRLVQDIERQERAA is encoded by the coding sequence ATGCGGCGCACGCTGATCAGATCCGCCACCGTCATCACCATGGATGACGCGATCGGTGATCTCGCGACCTGCGACGTGCTGGTCGAGGGCAGCCGCATCGTCGACGTGCGCCCTTCGATCGATCTCGGCAGCGGGGCTGCTGAGACCGATATCGTCGACGGCACGGGCCGGATCGTCATTCCCGGCCTCATCAACGCGCATATGCACACCTGGCAGACCGGCTTGCGCGGCTTCGCCGCCAACTGGACCCTGCTGGAATATTTCCGCCGCATGCATGCGGGCCTTGCGACCGTGTTCCGGCCCGAGGACATCCACATCGCAACGCTCGTCGGCGCGCTGAACCAGATCAATTGCGGCACCACGACGCTGGTCGACTGGTGCCACAACAATCCGACGCCCGATCACACCGACGCCGCTGTGCGCGGCCTGATCGAGAGCGGGATCCGCGCCGCCTTCTTCCACGGCTCGCCCAAGCCTGAGCCGAAACCGGGCGAGCCGCATTTCTCGGAAGTGCCGCATCCGCGCCGCGAGGTCGAGCGGCTGCTGGCGGGCCCTCTCGCCGACCGCGACGGCCTCGTCACACTCGGGCTCGCCATTCTCGGCCCGCATTATTCGACGCTCGACGTCGCCATGCAGGATTTCCGACTCGCACGCGAGTTCAAGCTGATCGCATCGATGCATCAGGGTGGCGGCCCGGCCAAGACCCCCGGCGGCTGGGAGAAACTGATCGAGGCTGGCCTCGTCGGCCCGAGCGTCAACATCGTCCACGGCAACGATCTATCTGATGATCTGCTCGATCGTCTCGTGGATCTCGGCGTGTCGTTCTCAGTGACGCCCGAGAACGAGATGATCCAGGGCCACGGCTTTCCGATCACCGGACGTCTGCTCAAGCGTGGCGTCCGGCCGACAATCGGCATTGATCTCGAATCCGTGCTGGCCGGCGATGTCTTCTCCGCCGCGCGCATCGCGCTCTCGATGCAGCGGGCGCTCGACAATGCCGAGGCGCGCAAGACCAGCGGCACCATTCCGGCCACGACCACCATCCCGGTGCGCGAGGCGTTGCGCTGGATCACGACGGAAGGCGCCCGCATGCTCGGCCGCGAGCACCAGATCGGATCGCTGACGCCGGGCAAGCAGGCCGACCTCGTCATCATCAACGCCTCCGATCTCAATCTTTATCCGGTGCACGATCCCGTCGCGACCGTGTTGATGCAGACGAGCCTCGCCAACATCGAGGCCGTGATGATCGGCGGCGCCTGGAAGAAGCGGAACGGCCGGCTGCTGGCCGACGGACTCGCGACGAAGAAGGAGCTGCTGGCGCAATCCGGCCGGCGGCTGGTGCAGGACATCGAACGACAGGAGCGCGCCGCCTGA
- a CDS encoding ABC transporter permease: MREAAVASEPNPLQRIPGVAIVLVLLIALFGAIAPGFLSVANLSNVLVQSTILTMLALPMTLIIMTEGLDLSMGAVLTLTSLCVAIVSLATKSMLLGLGAGLLVGAAFGIANGWLVAIVGIPPFVATLGTLGMAQGLSLIVSDGQSVVGIPHSVRDIYSATLLGVPVPIVMALVTYAAFHGLLYHTRFGTYIFALGGNREALRYAGLSPNKLLIAVYAIGGAMAGIAGLLMTARMNSGHPTAGLGLEFDAIAAVAVGGTSFERGNGWLLGTLLGVLAVGVLRNGLNLISLPSSVQVASVGVLVIVALFLDGLRSRA, encoded by the coding sequence ATGCGTGAGGCCGCAGTCGCTTCAGAGCCCAATCCGCTGCAACGAATTCCCGGCGTTGCCATCGTGCTGGTGCTGCTGATCGCCCTGTTCGGCGCGATCGCGCCGGGCTTCCTGTCGGTCGCCAACCTCTCCAATGTGCTGGTGCAGTCGACCATCCTGACCATGCTTGCGCTGCCGATGACGCTGATCATCATGACCGAGGGGCTGGACCTGTCGATGGGCGCGGTGCTGACGCTGACCTCACTCTGCGTCGCCATCGTGTCGCTCGCGACCAAGTCGATGCTGCTCGGTCTTGGCGCCGGCCTGCTCGTCGGTGCGGCGTTCGGCATCGCCAATGGCTGGCTGGTCGCGATCGTCGGCATCCCGCCCTTCGTCGCGACGCTCGGCACGCTCGGTATGGCCCAGGGCCTGTCGCTGATCGTCAGCGACGGCCAGAGCGTGGTCGGCATCCCCCACAGCGTGCGTGACATCTATTCGGCGACGCTGCTGGGCGTGCCCGTGCCGATCGTGATGGCGCTGGTGACTTACGCGGCGTTCCACGGCCTGCTCTATCACACCCGCTTCGGCACCTACATCTTCGCGCTCGGCGGCAACCGCGAGGCGCTACGCTATGCCGGACTCTCGCCCAACAAGCTGCTGATCGCGGTCTACGCGATCGGCGGCGCCATGGCCGGGATCGCGGGCCTGTTGATGACCGCGCGGATGAATTCCGGCCATCCGACCGCCGGCCTCGGCCTGGAATTCGATGCCATCGCCGCCGTCGCCGTCGGCGGCACGTCGTTCGAACGCGGCAATGGCTGGCTGCTCGGCACCCTGCTCGGCGTCCTCGCCGTCGGCGTGCTGCGCAACGGGTTGAACCTGATCTCGCTGCCGTCATCGGTGCAGGTCGCAAGCGTCGGCGTACTCGTCATTGTTGCCCTGTTCCTCGACGGCCTCAGGAGCCGCGCATGA
- a CDS encoding Dabb family protein — protein sequence MSGPIRHIVMWRLRGETPAERSAARLKVKTLFEGLKGRIDGLTHIEVGMDVSDVDYACDVVLFSEFTDQAALSAYANHPEHLRVREALGDLRIGRFQVDYPIKETGA from the coding sequence ATGTCGGGCCCGATCAGGCACATCGTGATGTGGCGGCTACGCGGGGAGACCCCTGCGGAGCGCTCCGCCGCCCGGCTCAAGGTCAAGACCCTGTTCGAAGGCCTCAAGGGCCGGATCGACGGCCTCACCCATATCGAAGTCGGCATGGACGTCAGCGATGTCGACTACGCCTGCGACGTGGTGCTGTTCTCCGAATTCACTGACCAGGCGGCGCTCAGCGCCTATGCCAACCATCCGGAACATCTGCGGGTCCGCGAGGCCTTGGGCGACTTGCGGATTGGACGCTTTCAGGTCGATTATCCCATCAAAGAGACCGGCGCATGA
- a CDS encoding ABC transporter permease, with protein sequence MTDITKEAMMPPRSFLSQDAIQLFYRLLAAFLICAVLAVLSDSFLSLGNILNVLRQASLTFFIASGLTLVVLTAGLDLSVGANVALSACIAGTVIHKTGSPALGILTGLACGGIVGLLNGIMVTALRIPSFIATYGMLWVLNGLTYWYMAGETLHGFPAGFRQIGSGYLFGLPIPVYLLLVFLGIGTLFAQRTIWGQEIYAIGANPVAARLSGIPVARRLLLVYAVSGIMAGLASIIFLSRLNSAEADIGESLTLPAIAAVLIGGTSLFGGVGTVFGTFIGALILTLVLNGMNLLSVSANWQPLVTGIIVILAVWLDMKTRRRAQ encoded by the coding sequence ATGACCGACATCACCAAAGAGGCGATGATGCCGCCCCGCTCCTTCCTGTCGCAGGATGCGATCCAGCTGTTCTATCGCCTGCTCGCGGCATTCCTGATCTGCGCCGTGCTCGCCGTGCTCAGCGATTCCTTCCTGAGCCTCGGCAACATCCTCAATGTGCTGAGGCAGGCGAGCCTGACCTTCTTCATCGCCTCCGGCCTGACGCTGGTGGTGCTGACGGCCGGCCTCGATCTCTCCGTCGGCGCCAATGTCGCGCTGTCGGCCTGCATCGCCGGCACCGTGATCCACAAGACCGGCTCGCCGGCGCTCGGCATCCTGACCGGGCTTGCCTGCGGCGGCATCGTCGGCCTGCTCAACGGCATCATGGTCACCGCGCTGCGCATCCCCTCCTTCATCGCCACCTATGGCATGCTCTGGGTGCTGAACGGCCTGACCTATTGGTACATGGCGGGCGAGACGCTGCACGGCTTTCCGGCCGGCTTCCGCCAGATCGGCAGCGGCTATCTGTTCGGCCTGCCGATCCCGGTCTATCTGCTCCTGGTGTTCCTCGGGATCGGAACGCTGTTCGCACAGCGCACGATCTGGGGCCAGGAGATCTATGCGATCGGCGCCAACCCGGTCGCGGCCCGGCTATCAGGCATTCCGGTCGCGCGGCGCCTGCTGTTGGTCTATGCCGTCTCCGGCATCATGGCGGGGCTCGCCTCGATCATCTTCCTGTCGCGACTCAATTCGGCCGAGGCCGACATCGGCGAGAGCCTGACGCTGCCCGCGATCGCGGCGGTGCTGATCGGCGGCACCTCGCTGTTCGGCGGCGTTGGCACCGTGTTCGGCACCTTCATCGGCGCGCTGATCCTGACGCTGGTGCTGAACGGCATGAACCTGCTCTCGGTCAGCGCCAACTGGCAGCCGCTGGTGACAGGCATCATCGTCATTCTCGCGGTCTGGCTCGACATGAAGACCCGCCGCCGCGCGCAATGA
- a CDS encoding maleylacetate reductase: MIGSFTFENLPCRVVFGSGTLASAKAEVERLGGKRALVLTTPQQEAQGKSLGTALGPLFAGIFPGATMHTPVDVTERALTAMKACEADCVVSLGGGSTTGLGKALALRTGINQLCIPTTYAGSEMTPIVGQTENGLKTTVRDAAILPETVIYDVDLTLTLPASLAATSGINAIAHAVEALYARDANPVTSLMAEEGIRALARALPAIAARSDDREARTEALYGAWLCGVCLGTVGMALHHKLCHTLGGTFDLPHAETHTIVLPHALAYNAPDVPDAMARISRAIGAADAAQRLYDLAKRLGAKLALRDVGMPEGGIDKAADLAVTNAYWNPRPLDRNAIRDLIARAWAGEPPVAIKTAA, translated from the coding sequence ATGATCGGTTCGTTCACCTTTGAAAACCTGCCCTGCCGCGTCGTGTTCGGCAGCGGAACGTTGGCTAGCGCCAAGGCCGAGGTCGAACGGCTCGGCGGCAAGCGCGCGCTGGTGCTGACGACGCCGCAGCAGGAGGCTCAGGGCAAGAGCCTTGGCACCGCACTTGGCCCGCTCTTTGCCGGCATCTTTCCGGGCGCCACTATGCACACACCGGTCGATGTCACCGAGCGCGCGCTCACGGCGATGAAGGCGTGCGAGGCCGATTGCGTCGTCTCGCTCGGCGGCGGATCGACCACCGGCCTCGGCAAGGCGCTGGCCTTGCGCACCGGAATCAATCAGCTCTGCATTCCCACCACCTATGCCGGCTCGGAGATGACGCCGATCGTCGGCCAGACCGAGAACGGCCTGAAGACCACGGTGCGCGATGCGGCAATCCTGCCTGAGACCGTGATCTACGATGTCGATCTGACGCTGACACTGCCGGCGAGCCTGGCTGCGACATCAGGCATCAACGCCATCGCTCATGCGGTGGAAGCGCTCTATGCGAGGGATGCCAATCCCGTGACCTCGCTGATGGCGGAAGAAGGCATCCGTGCGCTGGCCCGCGCCCTGCCCGCGATTGCCGCCAGAAGTGACGACCGCGAGGCGCGCACCGAAGCGCTCTATGGCGCCTGGCTGTGCGGCGTCTGCCTCGGTACCGTCGGCATGGCGCTGCACCACAAGCTCTGTCACACGCTCGGCGGCACCTTCGATCTGCCGCACGCCGAGACCCACACCATCGTGTTGCCGCATGCGCTGGCCTACAACGCGCCTGATGTGCCCGACGCGATGGCGCGCATCTCGCGCGCGATCGGCGCGGCCGATGCCGCACAGCGACTGTACGACCTTGCAAAGCGACTGGGTGCGAAGCTGGCGCTACGCGACGTCGGCATGCCCGAGGGCGGCATCGACAAGGCGGCCGATCTTGCCGTCACCAACGCCTACTGGAATCCGCGTCCACTCGACCGAAACGCCATTCGCGACCTGATTGCACGCGCCTGGGCCGGCGAGCCCCCGGTCGCGATCAAAACGGCGGCTTGA
- a CDS encoding intradiol ring-cleavage dioxygenase produces MRNFNETTITDAVLARIAGATDPRIKEVSEALVRHLHAFVREVRPTQKEWEYGIEFLTCTGHMCDDKRQEFILLSDTLGVSMLVDAINHPVPEGATETTVLGPFFVQAAPEKNSGADISGPMEGDPMLVTGSVSTVDGKPLVDAIVDVWHSDDDGYYDVQQLDQIGDLAMRARFHTDAHGRFHFWSIKPAAYPIPHDGPVGVMLEAQGRHPWRPAHVHFMISAPGFEQLVTHVFVAGDQYLDSDVVFGVKDSLIREFVRHPAGRAPDGRMVERAYFHLNYDFGLKPVASNARAA; encoded by the coding sequence ATGCGCAACTTCAACGAGACCACGATCACGGACGCGGTGCTGGCGCGGATCGCCGGCGCGACCGACCCGCGCATCAAAGAGGTCAGCGAGGCGCTGGTCCGGCACCTTCATGCCTTCGTCCGCGAGGTGCGTCCGACCCAGAAGGAATGGGAATACGGCATCGAGTTCCTGACCTGCACCGGGCATATGTGCGACGACAAGCGCCAGGAGTTCATCCTGCTGTCGGACACGCTCGGCGTCTCCATGCTGGTCGATGCGATCAACCATCCAGTTCCGGAAGGCGCGACCGAGACCACGGTGCTCGGGCCGTTCTTCGTCCAGGCCGCGCCGGAGAAGAACAGCGGAGCCGATATCTCCGGCCCGATGGAGGGCGATCCGATGCTGGTCACCGGCTCGGTCTCGACCGTCGACGGCAAGCCGCTTGTAGACGCCATCGTCGATGTCTGGCACTCCGACGACGACGGCTATTACGACGTGCAGCAGCTCGACCAGATCGGCGATCTCGCCATGCGTGCCCGCTTCCATACCGACGCCCACGGCCGCTTCCATTTCTGGTCGATCAAGCCGGCCGCCTACCCCATTCCGCATGATGGGCCGGTCGGCGTGATGCTGGAGGCGCAGGGACGCCATCCCTGGCGCCCGGCGCATGTGCACTTCATGATCTCAGCGCCCGGTTTCGAGCAGTTGGTGACGCACGTGTTCGTTGCCGGCGACCAATATCTCGACAGCGACGTGGTGTTCGGCGTCAAGGATAGCCTGATCCGCGAATTCGTCCGTCATCCAGCCGGCCGTGCGCCGGATGGTCGCATGGTGGAGCGCGCGTATTTTCATCTCAACTACGATTTCGGTTTGAAGCCGGTTGCGAGCAACGCAAGAGCCGCCTAA
- a CDS encoding FAD-linked oxidase C-terminal domain-containing protein has translation MGPRVSTSILADRLTGMIGPRASVARGVLDQHGQSESHYRSLPPDIVVFPETTHEVAEIVKLCASAGIPIVPFGAGTSLEGNAAAVAGGVCFDFARMNKVLAVHDSDMDVVVQPGITRKQLNAELRNTGLFFPIDPGADASIGGMTSTRASGTMAVRYGTMKDNVIALEVVLADGRVIRTARRARKSAAGYDLTRMFVGAEGTLGIITEITLKVHAVPQAISAAVCSFDTLHDAVDTAISVIQSAIPVARIELLDDVMMRGINAYAKLGYREAPTLFFEFHGSESSVAEQAEAAQAIAADHGGHGFAWAKAQEDRSRLWHARDNTLYAGLGLRPGARAVITDVCVPISRLAECLTETRRDADEHGFTAPIVGHVGDGNFHMLILIDPAKPEESEGAKALQARMVARAIAMDGTCTGEHGIGLGKIEYLTDELGEAVEVMRSIKTALDPDGLMNPGKIFSGGAKT, from the coding sequence ATGGGACCGCGGGTCAGCACGAGCATATTGGCCGATCGCCTCACCGGCATGATCGGCCCGCGCGCGAGCGTCGCGCGCGGCGTGCTCGATCAGCATGGGCAGAGCGAGTCGCATTATCGGAGCCTGCCGCCCGACATCGTCGTTTTCCCCGAGACGACGCATGAGGTTGCCGAGATCGTGAAGCTGTGCGCGAGCGCGGGCATACCGATCGTCCCGTTCGGCGCCGGGACTTCGCTCGAGGGCAATGCGGCTGCGGTCGCCGGCGGCGTCTGCTTCGACTTCGCACGCATGAACAAGGTGCTGGCCGTGCACGACAGCGACATGGACGTCGTGGTGCAGCCCGGCATCACCCGCAAGCAGCTCAATGCCGAGCTGCGCAATACCGGCCTGTTCTTCCCGATCGATCCCGGCGCCGACGCCTCGATCGGTGGCATGACGTCCACCCGCGCATCCGGCACGATGGCGGTGCGCTATGGCACCATGAAGGACAATGTCATAGCGCTGGAGGTGGTGCTGGCCGACGGCCGCGTGATCCGCACCGCCAGGCGCGCGCGCAAATCGGCGGCGGGGTATGATTTGACCCGCATGTTCGTCGGGGCGGAAGGCACGCTCGGAATCATCACTGAGATCACGCTGAAGGTGCACGCCGTGCCGCAGGCGATCTCGGCCGCGGTCTGCAGCTTCGACACCCTGCACGATGCCGTGGACACCGCAATCTCCGTGATCCAGTCCGCGATTCCGGTCGCCCGGATCGAGCTGCTCGACGACGTCATGATGCGCGGCATCAACGCCTATGCCAAACTCGGCTACCGCGAGGCCCCCACCCTGTTCTTCGAATTCCACGGCTCGGAGAGCTCGGTCGCCGAGCAGGCCGAGGCCGCGCAGGCGATTGCCGCCGATCATGGCGGCCATGGCTTTGCCTGGGCCAAGGCACAGGAAGACCGCAGCCGGCTCTGGCATGCCCGCGACAACACGCTCTATGCGGGCCTCGGCCTGCGGCCCGGCGCCCGCGCCGTGATCACCGACGTCTGCGTGCCGATCTCGCGGCTGGCGGAATGCCTGACCGAGACGCGGCGCGATGCGGACGAGCACGGCTTCACCGCGCCGATTGTCGGCCATGTCGGCGACGGCAACTTTCACATGCTGATCCTGATCGACCCGGCCAAGCCGGAGGAGAGCGAAGGCGCCAAGGCGCTGCAGGCCCGCATGGTTGCCCGTGCCATCGCCATGGATGGCACCTGTACGGGTGAGCACGGCATCGGGCTCGGCAAGATCGAATATCTCACGGATGAGCTCGGCGAGGCCGTCGAGGTCATGCGATCGATCAAGACCGCCCTCGATCCGGACGGACTAATGAACCCCGGAAAGATCTTTTCAGGCGGAGCCAAGACATGA
- a CDS encoding sugar ABC transporter ATP-binding protein produces MSDALPIEVTSPTPLLELRGISKEFPGVKALDDVSFAVYPGEVHMLLGENGAGKSSLMKVLCGAYRADAGEFFHEGKKVAISSTADAQKLGIAVIFQEFSLVPYLDIAQNIFLGREPKGRIPGTIDRRRILADAKRVLDTIGFDVDPSTIVDKLGVAQQQMVEIAKAISQNARILVMDEPTAALSDRETELLFALIARLKADGVAIVYISHRMAEVFAIGDRITVLRDGRRIDGARPTDVTPDQLVRMMVGRNVDMTYPRNFADKPGEVLLQVKGLTSSTGISDINIEVRRGEIVGLCGLVGSGRSEVARAIFGADPVTSGEIIFDGKAISGEPDLAARRGIALIPESRKSEGLALLRSVSDNLVVSALKKLFPSGLFDQRAAQRTADGLIRQLRIATPSARQTVGLLSGGNQQKVVIGKWLAAGSKLFIFDEPTRGIDIGAKSEIFALIDRLVADGAAALMISSEQIEICHVCDRAYVMREGRIAGHLTRNELTEENIVRLGMHHA; encoded by the coding sequence ATGAGCGACGCGCTCCCGATCGAGGTCACCTCGCCTACGCCGCTGCTGGAGCTGCGCGGCATCAGCAAGGAATTCCCCGGCGTCAAGGCGCTGGACGACGTGTCCTTTGCGGTCTACCCCGGCGAAGTGCACATGCTGCTCGGCGAGAATGGCGCCGGCAAGTCGAGCCTGATGAAGGTGCTGTGCGGCGCCTACCGCGCTGATGCCGGCGAGTTCTTCCATGAGGGCAAGAAAGTCGCGATCTCCTCGACCGCAGATGCGCAGAAGCTCGGCATTGCCGTGATCTTCCAGGAATTCTCGCTGGTTCCCTATCTCGATATCGCCCAGAACATCTTCCTCGGCCGCGAGCCGAAGGGCCGCATCCCCGGCACCATCGACCGCCGCCGGATCCTGGCCGACGCCAAGCGCGTGCTCGATACAATCGGCTTCGACGTCGATCCCTCCACGATCGTCGACAAGCTCGGCGTCGCCCAGCAGCAGATGGTCGAGATCGCAAAAGCGATCAGCCAGAATGCCCGCATCCTGGTGATGGACGAGCCGACCGCGGCGCTGTCCGACCGCGAGACCGAGCTCTTGTTCGCGCTGATCGCGCGGCTGAAGGCCGATGGCGTCGCCATCGTCTATATCTCGCACCGCATGGCCGAGGTGTTCGCGATCGGCGATCGCATCACGGTGCTGCGCGACGGCCGCCGCATCGACGGAGCTCGCCCCACCGACGTGACGCCGGACCAGCTCGTGCGCATGATGGTCGGCCGTAATGTCGACATGACTTATCCCAGGAATTTCGCCGACAAACCAGGCGAGGTGCTGCTACAGGTCAAGGGTCTGACCTCCTCGACCGGCATCTCCGACATCAATATCGAGGTGCGCAGGGGCGAGATCGTCGGCCTGTGTGGCCTCGTCGGGTCCGGCCGCAGCGAGGTCGCGCGCGCCATCTTCGGTGCCGATCCCGTGACGTCGGGCGAGATCATCTTCGACGGCAAGGCGATTTCCGGCGAGCCCGATCTTGCTGCCCGCCGCGGTATCGCGCTGATCCCGGAGAGCCGCAAGAGCGAAGGCCTCGCGCTGCTGCGCTCCGTCAGTGACAACCTCGTTGTGTCGGCGTTGAAGAAGTTGTTTCCAAGCGGGTTGTTCGACCAACGCGCGGCGCAGCGAACCGCCGACGGCCTGATCCGGCAGCTGCGGATTGCGACACCGAGCGCGCGGCAAACCGTTGGCCTGCTTTCGGGCGGCAATCAGCAGAAGGTCGTGATCGGAAAATGGCTGGCGGCCGGCTCAAAGCTCTTCATCTTCGACGAGCCGACGCGGGGCATCGACATCGGCGCCAAGTCCGAGATCTTCGCGCTGATCGACCGGCTCGTCGCCGATGGCGCCGCGGCGCTGATGATCTCGTCCGAGCAGATTGAGATCTGCCATGTCTGCGACCGCGCCTATGTGATGCGCGAAGGGCGGATTGCCGGCCATCTGACCCGCAACGAACTGACCGAGGAGAACATCGTGCGATTGGGGATGCATCATGCGTGA